One Chloroflexota bacterium DNA segment encodes these proteins:
- a CDS encoding DUF6159 family protein: protein MFQTIGRTWELIKMSWAVLKKDRELVLFPVMSTVALVILAGLMMGVGSGLGTVDRLAGSGASEVDIALLAVTYFLLAFVVIYFNSALIGAAMIRLAGGDPTVGDGLRMANKRLPQILGWALISATVGLILQVLRSQSRDNMLGQIVLSLIGGVWAYLTYFVVPIVVAEGLGPIAAIRSSGSLFKRTWGEQVTSNIGFGILGFVAALIGALPAILVAAVSLPVGIAVGVATVGLALAIVTALEGIFKAALYGYVADGRVPEDFTRDSLAGAYQSGARPYRPF, encoded by the coding sequence ATGTTCCAAACCATTGGGCGCACGTGGGAGCTCATCAAGATGAGCTGGGCGGTCCTCAAGAAGGACCGGGAACTCGTGCTGTTTCCCGTGATGTCGACCGTGGCCCTGGTGATTCTGGCCGGGCTGATGATGGGCGTTGGGTCCGGCCTCGGCACCGTGGACCGCCTGGCCGGGTCCGGTGCTTCCGAAGTGGACATCGCGCTGCTGGCCGTGACCTACTTCCTCTTGGCGTTCGTCGTCATCTATTTCAACTCGGCGCTCATCGGGGCCGCGATGATTCGCCTGGCCGGCGGCGATCCGACGGTCGGCGACGGCCTGCGCATGGCGAACAAGCGCCTCCCCCAGATCCTGGGATGGGCGCTCATTTCTGCGACCGTCGGTCTGATCCTGCAGGTGCTCCGCAGCCAGTCGCGCGACAACATGCTCGGACAGATCGTGCTCTCGCTGATCGGTGGCGTTTGGGCGTATCTGACCTACTTCGTGGTACCCATCGTCGTCGCGGAAGGTCTGGGTCCGATCGCGGCGATCCGCAGCTCCGGCTCGCTGTTCAAGCGCACGTGGGGCGAGCAGGTCACGTCGAACATCGGCTTCGGCATTCTTGGGTTCGTCGCCGCGCTGATCGGCGCCCTTCCCGCCATCCTGGTGGCCGCCGTCAGTCTTCCGGTGGGCATCGCAGTGGGCGTGGCAACCGTTGGACTCGCCCTGGCGATCGTGACGGCGCTGGAGGGCATCTTCAAGGCCGCGCTGTACGGCTACGTGGCGGACGGTCGCGTGCCCGAGGACTTCACGCGCGACTCGCTGGCCGGGGCATACCAGAGCGGCGCCCGACCCTATCGGCCGTTCTAG
- a CDS encoding ATP-binding cassette domain-containing protein, with product MSADIRVRNLVKHYQVADREGGLRESLRSVVRRRHRSVRAVDDITFDVQPGEIVGFLGPNGAGKTTALKLLSGLLHPTDGEAAVLGFTPWERRREFLSQITLIMGQRQQLYWDLPALDTFLVNKAVFGLQDAAYQESVDLLVDLLDLDEVLTKPVRQLSLGERMKAELAAGLLHRPRVLFLDEPTIGLDVTMQQRIRDFVTRYNATTGATILLTSHYMADVKALAERVVVIDHGKLLYDGPLSGLIDRYAPHKTITLHLERPVNRADVSAYGEVVSADDVQVSVRTDKAQAASVTARMLAELPVADLSVEDPPLEYVIDQVFHRRES from the coding sequence ATGTCCGCCGACATTCGTGTGCGCAACCTGGTCAAGCACTACCAGGTCGCTGATCGTGAGGGCGGCCTGCGTGAGTCCTTGCGCAGCGTCGTGCGACGCCGCCATCGGTCCGTTCGCGCCGTCGACGACATCACCTTCGACGTGCAGCCCGGCGAAATCGTCGGCTTCCTTGGGCCCAACGGCGCGGGGAAGACCACGGCGCTCAAGCTGCTGAGCGGGCTGCTGCATCCGACGGACGGCGAGGCGGCGGTGCTGGGCTTCACGCCGTGGGAACGCCGGCGCGAGTTCCTGTCGCAGATCACGCTTATCATGGGGCAGCGCCAGCAGCTCTACTGGGATCTGCCGGCCCTGGACACATTCCTCGTCAACAAAGCCGTGTTCGGCTTGCAGGACGCCGCCTACCAGGAGTCGGTCGACTTGCTCGTCGATCTGCTGGATCTCGACGAGGTGCTCACCAAGCCCGTGCGTCAGCTCTCCCTTGGCGAGCGAATGAAGGCCGAGCTGGCGGCCGGCCTCTTGCACCGTCCGAGGGTCTTGTTTCTCGACGAGCCGACCATCGGGCTCGACGTCACCATGCAGCAGCGCATCCGCGACTTCGTCACGCGCTACAACGCCACTACCGGCGCCACGATTCTGCTCACCAGCCACTACATGGCCGACGTGAAGGCGCTGGCCGAGCGCGTGGTGGTGATCGACCACGGAAAGCTGCTCTATGACGGCCCGCTCTCCGGTCTGATCGACCGCTACGCCCCCCACAAGACCATCACGCTGCACCTCGAGCGCCCGGTCAATCGTGCGGATGTCTCGGCCTACGGCGAGGTCGTTTCGGCCGACGACGTGCAAGTCAGCGTGCGCACCGACAAGGCGCAGGCAGCCTCGGTGACGGCCCGCATGCTGGCGGAGTTGCCGGTGGCCGACCTGAGCGTCGAGGACCCGCCCCTGGAGTACGTCATCGACCAGGTCTTCCACCGGCGGGAGTCGTGA
- a CDS encoding ABC-2 family transporter protein: MRSRTLAGFASLLRAELADLFQYRIEMFLYGLWQVVNPIIYLVIWSTVVGSGDIAGYDRDDFVLYYLVFMAVSHLTLAIEVYTMAPSIQTGRLSPHLLRPLHPFWRAGALNIAYKAVNLMFLVPIWVGLALILRPAFEPDWLGIALFLPSMVMAASISFLIGSCFAMFAFWTTRSMSFWDIWMSLTLLLGGQVAPVAVLPGVLQQAAVMLPMRYTVGFPIEVVLGRVQGAELAAGLAIQAGWTVAAMAAFVVLWRAGVKRYGAVGA, encoded by the coding sequence ATGCGCTCCCGCACGCTGGCGGGATTCGCGTCGCTGCTGCGCGCAGAGTTGGCGGACCTCTTCCAGTACCGCATCGAGATGTTCCTGTACGGCCTCTGGCAAGTGGTCAACCCCATCATCTACCTGGTCATCTGGTCAACCGTTGTCGGCAGCGGAGACATTGCCGGCTACGACCGCGACGACTTCGTCCTCTACTACCTGGTGTTCATGGCCGTGTCGCACCTCACCCTGGCCATCGAGGTCTACACCATGGCGCCCAGCATCCAGACCGGAAGGCTCTCCCCGCACCTGCTGCGCCCGCTGCATCCCTTCTGGCGCGCGGGGGCTCTCAACATTGCCTACAAGGCCGTGAACCTGATGTTTCTCGTGCCCATCTGGGTCGGGCTGGCGCTGATTCTCCGCCCAGCCTTCGAGCCGGATTGGCTAGGCATTGCGCTCTTCCTGCCGTCCATGGTCATGGCGGCCTCGATCTCGTTCCTCATCGGGTCGTGCTTCGCCATGTTCGCGTTCTGGACCACGCGCTCGATGTCGTTCTGGGATATCTGGATGAGCCTGACCCTCCTGCTCGGCGGCCAGGTTGCGCCCGTGGCCGTGCTTCCCGGCGTGCTGCAGCAGGCCGCCGTGATGCTGCCGATGCGCTACACGGTCGGATTCCCCATCGAGGTGGTGCTGGGACGTGTCCAGGGCGCGGAGCTTGCCGCGGGACTGGCGATCCAGGCCGGATGGACGGTGGCCGCCATGGCGGCCTTTGTCGTGCTCTGGCGAGCCGGCGTCAAGCGCTATGGGGCGGTGGGCGCATGA
- a CDS encoding ABC-2 family transporter protein has product MIGRLARIAGAYFRSALQEEFAYRGDLFGNVIRSVLNLGTAIGGVIVIFTHTETLGGWTLGQTLSLLGIFVFVNGFVAMFMSPSLNRVVEEVREGTFDYVLMKPVPALLLASARRFAVWHVSDIVLGAIVLGVALAGLDVRASGWGVVLFVALLACGVAIVYAIWLALTTLVFWFVRVANVTMIFNLFFQTGRYPIEVYPFWLRQLLTFVFPVAFVTTVPAQAVTGRDPSWLVWVAPVIAVVALLAATRFWRFGLSRYTSASS; this is encoded by the coding sequence ATGATCGGGCGCCTCGCCCGCATTGCGGGGGCGTACTTTCGCTCGGCGCTGCAGGAGGAGTTTGCCTACCGCGGCGACTTGTTCGGCAACGTCATCCGCAGCGTGCTCAATCTCGGAACCGCCATCGGCGGCGTGATCGTGATCTTTACCCACACCGAGACGCTGGGCGGCTGGACCCTGGGACAGACGCTTTCGCTGCTGGGGATATTCGTGTTCGTCAACGGGTTCGTGGCGATGTTCATGTCGCCGAGCCTCAACCGGGTCGTCGAGGAAGTGCGCGAGGGCACGTTCGACTACGTGCTGATGAAGCCCGTGCCGGCGCTACTTCTGGCCAGCGCGCGGCGCTTTGCCGTCTGGCACGTCTCCGACATCGTGCTCGGGGCCATCGTGCTCGGCGTGGCGCTGGCCGGCCTCGACGTGCGCGCGTCCGGCTGGGGCGTGGTGCTGTTCGTGGCGCTGCTGGCTTGCGGTGTCGCGATCGTCTACGCCATCTGGCTGGCGTTGACCACGCTGGTGTTCTGGTTCGTGCGCGTGGCCAACGTCACCATGATCTTCAACCTGTTCTTCCAGACCGGCCGCTACCCCATCGAGGTCTACCCGTTCTGGCTGCGCCAACTGCTGACCTTCGTATTCCCGGTGGCGTTTGTCACCACGGTGCCGGCGCAGGCCGTGACCGGGCGCGACCCATCGTGGCTGGTATGGGTCGCGCCCGTCATCGCCGTCGTCGCGCTGCTGGCGGCCACGAGATTCTGGCGCTTCGGACTCAGCCGCTACACCAGCGCCTCGAGCTAG